In Ornithodoros turicata isolate Travis chromosome 1, ASM3712646v1, whole genome shotgun sequence, the DNA window actcacaattacagctcaatatttaggaatagttttcataagtttcaatagttctcatagtgcatatctacatatatttcgatGCATTACCATCCTCCACTGCCCCTTGATCAGTATTTAagaatagttttcataagtttcaataattttcatagtgcatatctacatatatttcgacgcattaccaTCCTCCACTGCACCTTGATCTTACACTATGTTGTCATCAACTTCAGTGTGCAAGTCTTTTGCTGACTCCTCGGAGAACTCTGCGTGCGAAGAACGGGGGATAGCAGCCTTCCTCAGCCTCGTAGGTGTCCGGTATGcaaaactgcttgggactgccgtccacttcaacttctttcgaatctcgatccttgtcctcgaagtcgtcgcgtgtgaagtggtcctggtagtggcgttttgttagcaccgcaggcaacaagcactactttgatacgctcggctgttcttcgcacagttgaactgttattcaatactgtgtgcaaaggttctgcaatgaaaaataaaccCGCCACGAAATTTACCTCGCTCAAACGTATGTTATTCGTAGGCGCGAAGTTCTTCCGGCAGGTTCTGTGCCGACCTACGCGTCTCGTCACTTTTGCCcgtcggaatgcagaaaaatgctttgcctcactctgtcccgttgcagcacaacatccagacatggttgttcgtagttcctcagCTGTCTGAGATCCATTTCACGTACCAAAAACCAAGAGCGGCACACGAACATACGCGCACATGCGTCCCAGCTATTGCGTTCCCCGTAGACCCAGCGGGaggttggaagcaaagaggaggaaaacgcaccacgtgacgcgcctcggcgaatgaggaaggcggcggcacggggaaagcgaatgcgatactcttcccccgggtacagtgactctagtgcGCCCTCCTGCTGAATTCCAAAGGACAGAGACTGCGCTTGCATGGCTTTTCACCCATGTGTCACACTGTGACACCACAGGTGTAACCCCCTGCTGAATTCCAAAGGTCAGAGACTGCATGTGCCACCCTGTGCCACCACAGGTGCGCCCTCCCGCTGAATTCCAAAGGACAGAGACTGCACTTGCAGGGCTTCTCACCCCTGTGTCACACTGTGACGCCACAGGTGCGCCCTCCCGCAGAATTCCAAAGGAcagagactgcacttgcatggcttctcacccaTGTCACACTGTGATGCCACAGGTGCGCCCTCCCGCTGAATTCCAAAGGAcagagactgcacttgcatggctttTCACCCATGTCACACTGTGATACCACAGGTGCGCCCTCCCGCTGAATTCCAAAGGACTgagactgcacttgcatggcttctcacccaTGTCACACTGATGCCACAGGTGCGCCCTCCCGCTGAAATCCAAAGGAcagagactgcacttgcatggcttcCATGTGTCACCCTGTGATGCCACAGGTGTGCCCTCCTGCTGAATTCCAAAGGACAgggactgcacttgcatggccTCTCACCCATGTCACTGTGATGCCACAGGTGCGCCCTCACGCTGAATTCCAAAGGACAGAGACcgcacttgcatggcttctcacccaTATGTCACCCTGTGACGTCACAGGTGTGCTCTCCTGCTGAATTCCAAAGGACAGAGACCTCACCtgcatggcttctcacccaTGTGTCACCCTGTGACACTGCAGGTGCGCCCTCCCGCTGAATTCCAAATGAcagagactgcacttgcatggcttctcacccaTGTGTCACCCTGTGACGCCACAGGTGCGCCCTCCCGCTCAATTCCAAAGGACAGATACTGCacctgtatggcttctcacccatgTGATGTCACAGGTGCGCCCTCCCACTGAATTCCAAAGGACAGAtactgcacctgcatggcttctcacccaTGTGATGCCACAGGTGCGCCCTCCTGCTGAATTACAAAGGACAGACACTGCAGTTGCATGGCTTTTCACCCATGCTTCACACTGTGACACCACAGGTGTATCCCCCTGCTGAATTCCAAAGGAcagagactgcacttgcatggcttctcgCCAACGTGTATGCAAGGATTGTTAACGAAAATAAAAATGTTCCCGTTTCTGCTCCTGAAGTAGATATTTTGTTTGTTATCATTTCTTAGCAATTTCTGTTTTGGGCTGTGTTTCCGTTGTCTAGCTATGGTGAGTTTTATCTTAGCACATGAAACACAGTATTCCCAGCTATACTTCCCGTGTTATACTGCAAGTATGAAAAAGTATGAAGGGAGATGACGACCTTCCTTGAGCACTGACACTTGATTGAGAGGTTAGACACTACGTCCAACACTACAAACAAGCATTCTAGATGCAGAGAGTCACAACTATACGGCTTGACATGGGTTGACTTAGAATTGAAACTCAAGTACAGTCAAAGTACTTTATAACTAACGCCTTTATAACTAAtgcctttttaacgaaaagaCCGTTTTAACGAACGTTTTTTATGGTCCGGTCAGCGCTCCATAGGGTGCAATGTATAATTAGAACCTTTATAACGAaatcctttacaacgaaactacCGAAATAAGGAAGTAATTCTGCGGTCCGATTGCCGAAGCGCACGACCCATACAACGAAGTTTCAAAAGAAAATGCTCCCGACACGTGGCAATGGGCCAGCATGTCGCGCAGCGTCGTTTACCCCCTCGCCACCTAAGTCACGCGCCCGTTGTTTCCGGTTTCCGCGGGTTTTGTGATGGCATTATCGgaggtagagtcactaaatagcccCTATCTAGTGACTCTAATCGGAAGCAACGCTGCCGGAGGACACGGAGGTCATGTCCCTCAGGAGACCCTGTGGCCACTGACTCACTAGGGGCTGAACGCACAAAAGACAGGGACTGCTGTTTTCCCCCCTCGTCACCTGAGTCACACGCCTGTTGTTTCCGGTTTCCGCAGGTGTTGTGATGGCATTATCGgaggtagagtcactaaatggcCCCTATTTAGCGACTCTAATCGGAAGCAACGCTGTCGGAGGACACGGAGGTCATGTCCCTCCAGAGACCCCGTGCCACTGACTCACTAGGGGCTGAACGCACAAAAGAAAGGGACTGCTGTCTTTTTTTTGGTATTGTGACTGACACGTTGGTAAACTGAAAGTGTGGTGCTTTGAACAcacttgttaaaaaaaaaaaggtaacgAAGTTTTTTTAGTCTGAAGAAATAAATGAGTAAATAAGCTTGCATGTGTCAAGAGGCGTCTCAGTTCATGACCGGGCTCTACGGTGCTGTGCATTCAGAAATAAGAACCGCACTGCCCGCGACGGTGGCGACACCGGTCATCGGCTCCACGAAGAGTGCCGTAAACAAACCTCCGCGCGGCTCGTATTCAAACTCATTCCCAGAAATTTGTTGTCATAGTCGAAACTGATGCGAAACTTAAAGGGGGCCTACGACTCTGTGGTCGGACTTGACTTTGGTCGTTTTCACACGATGCGTGATAGGTTTCTTCCAGAGTCTGCGCTAATACGACACCGGTCATCGGCTCCGCGAAGCGTAACCTCCGCACccttagggttgccacctttcggagtgaaaaataccggctgagggagaggtggtggaatagagggaaaggaggaaagggtcGTAGGAAAGGGAAAatgggtgaggaacgttctagctggctcgacacaaccaccaacagctttgcacaaccactgctcttgtcccctcTGAACACAAGACGTTGtgaataataatgataataataataacaacgaataatcataataatgaataactaagaaaatgACTGGTGACTGcagagttgggtctgtgctccagatttattcaagctgtagtggaatgttgaagggaaaaccccgtaaaagcccttatgaaaggtcttgagccagaaataccggcaaaaggctgtcggtatcaccttcctaccggcagagcgcgcaaataaccggccgtgccggtataataccagcctggtggcaaccctacgcaCGGTTCGTATTCAAACTCGTTCCGAGAAATATGTTGTCACAGCGGAAACTGATGCCAAAATAGGGCCCACGACTCTGCGTTTGGACTTTGCTCACCGCTGGAGCGGCAGACGTTTTCACACGTGCGTGATAGGTTTCTCCCTGAGCCTACCCTCATACTATTGCAACGTGACTATTGCAGTCAGTTTGAACTGCAATATCGCTCCACTGTCTTTTTTAACGAAGTCACCTTTACAACAAATATTTTCCGTGGCCCCTTGGACTGCGTTGTAAAGGACTTTGACTGTACGCATGGTAGTGTGAACTGGCCTCTGCAACGCTTGCACCAGCATCACTGCCACCAGCACTCATCATGCATCTAGTTGTATTGGGCGATAACATGCTGTGGGCGAGAAATGTaagaaaaaaagtgaggttgcCCAATCAGGACGGAATAAGTAGGGCCAAAAATAAGGTTTCCGTTACGATTCCTGTTACTGTCCTTTCAATTCTGTTTCTTTTGCTGGTAGTGGTAACGAAAATAGTTTTGAGTATGTTTTCATTTCTGATGGATTTCGGGTAGAAATCGTTTCTTGCTTCTGGTAACAATCCTCGCTGGCATGTAACACACCGTGGCGGCGCAGACTCCACTTCTTGGTGAACTGTGCAGAACAGAGactgcacttgtatggcttctcacccgtgtgcgTCTGCTTGTGGCTCTGCAGGTTTGCGCTGAGACTGAACTTTGCAGGGCACAGatcgcacttgtgtggcttctcgcccgtatgTGTCAGCATGTGCCGCTGCAGGTCTCTGCTGCGGCTGAATTTTGCGTGACAGGTGCCACACTCGtgtggcttctcacccgtgtgtgtcttcttgtggcTCTGCAGGTTTGTGCTgtagctgaactctgcaggacagaggttgcacttgtacggcttctcgcctaCGTGTTTCTGCTTGTGGTTCTGCAAGTATATGCTGCGGTTAAAGTCTGCAGggcagagatcacacttgtaaggcttctctcccgtgtgtttCTGCCTGTGACGTCGCATGTTCCTGCTgtagctgaactctgcaggacagaggctgcacttgtacggcttctcgcccgtgtgtatcTGCCTGTGGTTCTGCAAGTATATGCTGCGTTTGaattctgcaggacagagatcacacttgtacggccTCTCTTCCGGGTGTGTCCGCATGTGACGCCGCAGGTTTGCGCTGTAGCTGAACTGTGCAGGACACAGATCGCACCTGTACAACCTCACGCCTGTCTGCGTCCGTTTCTGTTGACATATGTTGCAGGTTAGCACGTTCGCCTTGTCAGCGCTGAGGCGAACTTCCAAGTGGCCCACGTCAATGCACGTAGCTGAACAAACACTACACTTGTACGTCCTGTTCTTCTCGTGGTCAGAGATTGAGGATTCCCCTGGTTCTTGGGTCTTGCTCTGGCCTGGGGCACAGTCGCGGGGCTTGGAATCTGTGGGTCGAACATCCACAGTGTCTGGGACTGCATTGTGAGATGAAGGCTCAACTGTAGTCGTGCTGAAGTTGAACTCGGTATTTGAAGAGTTGCAACATGATGATGCTGGATCATAAATGTCTCTGGGTTCATCCTTAATATGAAGTATGCCAGTACTTGCTGCTGCTTCTGAAATTGTAAAAAATTGATCGAACAGTGAGAACACAGACGAGTCTTCAGTACACTAACAAAAGTGGCATATCTGCTCACATAATTCACACACATTTTTACATGAAAACACAGTGCATTAATTACTCCAGTTTAAAACTCAACATCATCTGCAGTTTTATTTTGACGCGTCTGGTGCTCAGGTGTTCACTATCATTGCGATTGCTGGGAACATGCGGTCAGCTGCACTGCAGTAGTCATGCGTTGTTAGAGGATGGTTCATTCAGACTGAACAAATAACTCAAATGAACTGAATGGAGGCATTCACTGATGGTCAAAAGTTTGTTCActtggcacacacacacacacagttcaCACACTTGTTCACAGTGTCAGTCAATGACACTGTCGTTCTCAAATCTGCTCACCAGGAGCGGCTGCACAATCTCTGTTGTTGTCTTTAGGCTAGCACCGGTTAAGCTGTACCcgaattttgaggtactttcttttcgtggactaaataaaataaacgctgtttcctCCCGCCCACCCCAcctgagtccggagtggcactttaaaccCATACGTGCTTGCCGGATGATCCAGGCTCTGGAATCACAGGATGCCGACATCCGCACAAGGGGTTTCGTCACGGCTGGACCACTGT includes these proteins:
- the LOC135378818 gene encoding zinc finger protein 501-like isoform X1, giving the protein MLAVFDPQLGMVPVWCGNKMALLLSLGPQLMTPAMAQIKEPQDCSSSKHLVVVVKTEPYNATISEGWDEVEHSHDSSSEEAAASTGILHIKDEPRDIYDPASSCCNSSNTEFNFSTTTVEPSSHNAVPDTVDVRPTDSKPRDCAPGQSKTQEPGESSISDHEKNRTYKCSVCSATCIDVGHLEVRLSADKANVLTCNICQQKRTQTGVRLYRCDLCPAQFSYSANLRRHMRTHPEERPYKCDLCPAEFKRSIYLQNHRQIHTGEKPYKCSLCPAEFSYSRNMRRHRQKHTGEKPYKCDLCPADFNRSIYLQNHKQKHVGEKPYKCNLCPAEFSYSTNLQSHKKTHTGEKPHECGTCHAKFSRSRDLQRHMLTHTGEKPHKCDLCPAKFSLSANLQSHKQTHTGEKPYKCSLCSAQFTKKWSLRRHGVLHASEDCYQKQETISTRNPSEMKTYSKLFSLPLPAKETELKGQ
- the LOC135378818 gene encoding zinc finger protein 501-like isoform X2, which gives rise to MTPAMAQIKEPQDCSSSKHLVVVVKTEPYNATISEGWDEVEHSHDSSSEEAAASTGILHIKDEPRDIYDPASSCCNSSNTEFNFSTTTVEPSSHNAVPDTVDVRPTDSKPRDCAPGQSKTQEPGESSISDHEKNRTYKCSVCSATCIDVGHLEVRLSADKANVLTCNICQQKRTQTGVRLYRCDLCPAQFSYSANLRRHMRTHPEERPYKCDLCPAEFKRSIYLQNHRQIHTGEKPYKCSLCPAEFSYSRNMRRHRQKHTGEKPYKCDLCPADFNRSIYLQNHKQKHVGEKPYKCNLCPAEFSYSTNLQSHKKTHTGEKPHECGTCHAKFSRSRDLQRHMLTHTGEKPHKCDLCPAKFSLSANLQSHKQTHTGEKPYKCSLCSAQFTKKWSLRRHGVLHASEDCYQKQETISTRNPSEMKTYSKLFSLPLPAKETELKGQ